One window from the genome of Chloroflexota bacterium encodes:
- a CDS encoding GNAT family N-acetyltransferase, producing MAGIAIEYCGPGDSREKAARDLADAVGQAEYFAYEAEWHLEIHTLVAVTANRVVGFLRFVVQEIGPDSDRPSLTLRGEPMREAYVLAFAVADDQRRRGVGTALQNELIERATTLGCFQVRSRSAGDRVANHALKLSLGFGVHPTKDTDQGVFFVLRLPLAGRSPGGIRD from the coding sequence ATGGCCGGCATCGCGATCGAGTACTGCGGACCTGGCGATTCGCGTGAGAAGGCGGCGCGCGATCTGGCCGATGCCGTGGGTCAGGCCGAGTACTTCGCCTATGAGGCCGAGTGGCACCTGGAGATACACACGCTGGTCGCGGTGACGGCTAACCGTGTGGTTGGGTTTCTCCGTTTTGTCGTCCAGGAAATCGGACCCGACTCCGACCGACCGAGCCTGACCCTGCGCGGCGAGCCCATGCGCGAGGCGTACGTGCTGGCCTTCGCCGTCGCCGACGATCAGCGGCGCCGCGGCGTGGGAACCGCGCTGCAGAACGAGTTGATCGAGCGAGCCACGACCCTCGGCTGCTTTCAGGTGCGATCACGGAGCGCCGGCGATCGCGTGGCCAATCACGCGCTCAAGCTGTCGCTGGGCTTTGGCGTGCACCCCACCAAGGACACCGATCAGGGCGTGTTCTTTGTGCTGCGCCTGCCGCTGGCGGGGCGATCACCAGGCGGGATTCGAGACTAG
- a CDS encoding GPP34 family phosphoprotein yields the protein MLRFAEEIMLLLLDDEGGDFLHVSDWSLRCALAGAVLMDLALENRIDTDLKQLVLVDATPVGDDLLDPTLERIAASDETRDAAHWVHQTARQSDQIRDRALARLTEHGILERRDESFLWVFKSRRYPAVDGKADREVKLRIMGVLFSDEIPDPRDIVIVCLAEACGIFQALLSTRELTTASARIEQVRKLDLIGQAISQAVWDIETSLAMAMHPPM from the coding sequence GTGCTGAGATTCGCCGAAGAAATCATGCTGCTCCTGCTCGACGACGAGGGCGGGGACTTCCTGCACGTCTCCGACTGGTCGCTGCGCTGTGCGTTGGCCGGTGCGGTGCTCATGGACCTGGCGTTGGAGAACCGCATCGACACCGACCTCAAGCAGCTCGTCCTGGTCGATGCCACGCCCGTCGGGGATGACCTGCTCGACCCAACCCTCGAAAGAATCGCCGCGTCCGACGAGACGCGCGACGCCGCCCATTGGGTCCACCAGACGGCGCGCCAATCCGACCAGATCCGCGACCGCGCGCTGGCGCGTCTCACGGAGCACGGCATTCTCGAGCGCCGGGACGAGAGTTTCCTGTGGGTGTTCAAGTCGCGGCGCTATCCGGCGGTGGACGGCAAGGCCGATCGCGAAGTCAAGCTGCGGATCATGGGTGTGCTCTTCAGCGACGAGATCCCCGACCCGCGCGACATCGTCATCGTCTGCCTCGCCGAGGCCTGCGGCATCTTTCAAGCGCTGCTGTCCACGCGCGAGCTGACCACGGCGTCCGCGCGCATCGAGCAGGTGCGCAAGCTCGACCTGATCGGGCAGGCCATCTCGCAGGCCGTGTGGGATATCGAGACGTCCCTGGCCATGGCCATGCACCCGCCCATGTAG
- the ilvD gene encoding dihydroxy-acid dehydratase yields the protein MPPLPRPNSAAMTQGPARAPARSMLKAIGFTDEDLRRPIIGVAHQWIETMPCNFNHREMAEHVKAGVRAAGGTPVEINTISVSDGVAMGTEGMRASLVSREVIADSIELAARGHCVDALVVLVGCDKTIPAGAMVLARLNLPGLAFYTGSIAPGVHRGRDVTIQDVFEGVGTHAAGRIDDAELLAIEDAACPGAGACGGQFTANTMATALEFLGISPAGANAVPATNAAKAEAAVASGELAVDLLRRDVRPRDVITRASMENAIASLAATGGSTNAVLHLMAIAHEAGVDLELEDFDRIAERTPIITDLKPTGRFVASDVHAAGGLSVIAAELASRDLLHADARNVDGRTVAEIAAAAERSDAAGDVIKSIDAPVKASGGIAILRGNLAPDGCVAKVSGQEQTPFSGPARVFDGEAACYAALEAGEIAPGDFVVIRYEGPVGGPGMREMLQVTGALQGAGLGDSVALMTDGRFSGASHGRMVGHVAPEAAHGGPIAIVRDGERITLDPVGRRLEVALSDDEIAERLAAWSPPPARYPGGVMAKYAAQVSSASAGAVTSVFSP from the coding sequence ATGCCTCCGCTGCCGCGACCGAACAGCGCCGCCATGACCCAAGGCCCGGCGCGCGCCCCCGCACGCTCCATGCTCAAGGCCATCGGCTTTACCGACGAGGATCTGCGGCGTCCCATCATCGGCGTGGCGCACCAGTGGATTGAGACCATGCCGTGCAACTTCAACCACCGCGAAATGGCCGAGCACGTCAAGGCCGGGGTGCGGGCGGCGGGCGGCACGCCGGTGGAGATCAACACCATTTCCGTCTCCGACGGCGTGGCGATGGGCACCGAAGGCATGCGCGCTTCGCTGGTGAGCCGCGAGGTCATCGCCGACTCCATCGAGCTGGCGGCGCGGGGGCACTGCGTCGACGCGCTGGTGGTGCTCGTCGGCTGTGACAAGACCATTCCCGCCGGCGCGATGGTGCTGGCGCGGCTCAACCTGCCGGGGCTGGCGTTCTATACCGGCAGCATCGCGCCCGGGGTTCACCGGGGGCGCGACGTGACGATCCAGGATGTGTTCGAAGGCGTGGGCACGCACGCCGCCGGGCGCATCGACGACGCCGAGCTGTTGGCCATCGAGGACGCCGCCTGTCCCGGCGCCGGTGCGTGCGGCGGGCAGTTCACCGCCAACACCATGGCCACGGCGCTGGAGTTCCTAGGGATTAGCCCGGCGGGCGCCAACGCGGTTCCCGCGACGAACGCCGCCAAGGCCGAGGCGGCGGTCGCCTCCGGCGAGCTGGCGGTCGACCTGCTGCGGCGCGACGTGCGCCCGCGCGACGTGATCACCCGCGCGTCCATGGAGAACGCCATCGCCTCGTTGGCGGCTACCGGCGGTTCCACCAACGCCGTGCTGCACCTGATGGCCATTGCTCACGAGGCGGGCGTTGACCTCGAACTCGAGGATTTCGACCGCATCGCCGAGCGCACGCCGATCATCACCGACCTCAAGCCCACCGGACGCTTCGTGGCATCGGACGTCCATGCGGCCGGCGGCCTGTCCGTCATCGCCGCCGAGCTGGCGTCGCGCGACCTGCTGCATGCGGACGCGCGGAACGTGGATGGTCGGACAGTGGCGGAGATAGCGGCCGCCGCAGAGCGGTCGGACGCCGCCGGCGACGTGATCAAGAGCATCGACGCGCCGGTGAAGGCCAGCGGCGGGATTGCCATTCTGCGCGGCAATCTGGCTCCCGACGGCTGCGTCGCGAAGGTCTCGGGACAGGAACAGACGCCATTCAGCGGACCGGCGCGAGTCTTCGACGGCGAGGCCGCGTGCTACGCGGCGCTGGAGGCGGGCGAGATCGCGCCCGGCGATTTCGTGGTGATTCGCTATGAGGGGCCGGTGGGCGGACCCGGCATGCGCGAGATGCTGCAGGTGACCGGCGCGCTGCAGGGCGCCGGCCTAGGTGACTCCGTGGCCCTGATGACTGACGGCCGGTTTTCGGGCGCCTCTCACGGACGCATGGTGGGGCACGTGGCGCCGGAGGCCGCGCACGGCGGGCCCATTGCCATCGTGCGCGACGGCGAGCGCATCACCCTCGACCCCGTGGGCCGCCGCCTGGAGGTGGCGCTGTCGGACGACGAGATCGCGGAGCGCCTGGCGGCCTGGTCGCCGCCGCCGGCGCGCTATCCCGGCGGGGTGATGGCCAAGTACGCCGCGCAAGTCTCGTCGGCGAGCGCGGGCGCCGTGACGAGCGTCTTTTCGCCCTAG
- a CDS encoding L-rhamnose mutarotase — translation MLLAAIYLVLENVMPRIAFALPIKPDKIDAYRETHANVWPELLAENTVAGIRNYTIVLFGHHAIGLLECDDWDAATEYLAKSESQLRWQDLHTDILDVDMSSGLVPLEMLEELFHQD, via the coding sequence ATGCTGCTAGCGGCTATATATCTGGTGCTGGAGAACGTCATGCCGCGCATCGCCTTTGCCCTGCCGATCAAGCCCGACAAGATCGACGCCTACCGGGAGACTCACGCCAACGTGTGGCCCGAATTGCTGGCCGAGAATACCGTCGCGGGCATTCGCAACTACACCATCGTGCTCTTCGGCCACCACGCCATCGGCCTGTTGGAGTGCGACGACTGGGACGCGGCGACGGAATACCTGGCGAAGTCGGAGTCCCAGCTGCGCTGGCAGGACCTGCACACGGACATCCTGGACGTGGACATGAGTTCGGGCCTGGTGCCGCTGGAGATGCTGGAGGAGCTGTTTCACCAGGATTGA